GGCCCTGAGGGGAAGTGAACCAAAGAAGACCCTGACAGGAACAAAGATGCCATATACatctttgatttattaatttctttgaACTCAGTTTGTGGAAAATATTTAGATCTTTGCCAATATAACATAGAAAAATCGGAGGATAATGCTTACACCACGTTAGTGAAATATGTTGCATATTGCATCCGTAAGTGAATGAAGTGTATCCACTGTGGTGTGCCGAGGTAATGCAGCGCAGCCTCACTTCAGTGAGTGAAAGGGCCATTGTGGGGGACAGCCAGCTGCTGCgctgtctctctgctctgtgttcgTTAATGAGATTAGCTGTACGTCTTAGTCTGCCTCAGTGCAAAGGGGTCAGTCACAGGATTAGCACCTTGCTCAAAGCGTTGCATCACTTTATTACactattttttttacctccttACTTTGACTTTCCCACTTCTTGCTCTTTGTgggtcatttttttttcttccagccTCCAGAGTATGCTTAGTTCAGTTGAAGGTGAGTGGATATACTGCATCATGAGGCCTCAGGACTGAGTGCGTCTTGACCCTCTGCCACTGAATGAAGCATCTTCCAGGGGAAGGAGGACCAGAGCAGGGGCCGCCAGAGAAGTGAAGAGGCAGCTGGGGCAGCATCTCGCCTGCTGTGGCAGAGTCTGGTCCGAGACTCTGGACGAGTCATCCTCATGCCACTTGTGAATAACAAAGTGGGAGATGATTGCACAGTCGGCTCGGACAAGGCTTTGGCTGATGGAGAGGCTCTGGTGGGGTCTTTAATAAAGGTAAATCAATATTTCAACGTTTTATGCTTCGTTATTTTCCTTTCTTACATTCATTACTGTCGTTTCTGGCAGGTTACCATCAATGCTTTTACATACAATATTGTGTGAGCTATAGAGAGACTGTTTAAAATTGCCTGAGATTGAAGAAAAGGGTATTAAAAGTCGTTATGTTCAGCATTGTTAATTACAGCATCTTCACTATTCTTCCTTTTTGTTACTCTTGCATTAGTCTTTCACAAACTAAAGACATTGTAGCAGGTTTTGTCTCCCCTGTGGCTAAAAAGGCACTCTGAATGAAAAGACATTTTGGTCCACTGCGTCTTTGTGATCATTCGAGCGTCTGTGTTAGATAATGTCAGGATCACGTCAAGCTCCCCACCGTTACAAGCAAATATTTGACTTTACATTATTGTATTGCTCTTCTTGAATGAACTTCTTTGCAGCAGTGTATTGTATGTGGAACACGGAATGTAAACAAGTAAATGAAAAACTGATAATGTAAGCTATTGTTGAGTAGGTAAAaggtattgttatttttttactagTATCAAACATAAGTCTtatgaaaatacaattttgaaaacaatgtagttgacattgttttctttcctcctccacagtccACATCTTGAAATTAGCCGCTGGTACTCTGAGCACACAAGGTTGCTTTGGCTTATCTAGAAATAGATCAACGATAATGAgattattcataatatttttCATTGAAACCAGCGCTGCTAATCCTGCAGGTGTAAAATGATGCTACAAGTtaacaaaacacttttaacgTATGATTGACATCATGAAACTAACTGTTCCTTTCCCCCAATTTTCCAGTTCTTGGATCATGCGGCTTAAGACTGAGGTGGATGCATGACAGCcattaaaaaacattcactgtGTTTATTATGTCAACATCCACTGATTGGGTGTGAATACGTTTGTCTTGGAGAGTGAATACGTTTGTCTTGGAGATGTGTACAGTCATGGATATATCCTTAGAAGCTCCACGTATTGattacaatagaataaaatatttctttatttttcttcatacAGGTAGTGGCATGTTACCGGCACTTGGCATCATGCGTTGGTGGATGCACAGACAGCTTGCTGCTCAGGGACGAGCTCCGGCAAACCAGAGAAAAGGCCCAAAAGTTGGCCGTGTCCATCTGCCACCACCTGACCGCACACCTGCGGGACAAGAGCCTGCCCGAGGAGCAGCGCAAGGAGATGGAGCTCCTCTGGGTGgccttctcctccagcctggagctcctccatgttgacatgtgcAAAGTCTTCAGCATGGGCAATGTCTTCTGTCTGGCAAACACTGCTACACTGGTGCAAACTGGCCTTCAAGGTGAATGCAAATCCTGTACATTTAATTGCTAATGCAAATTGAAAATTTAAAAGGTCATTTAgccaaagaaagaaataatataacgtaaaaaagacattaaaaaaaaggacattgATGATGATTGAGTTAAACTGTTCATCAATTATTCTATATGTTGAGCACTGACTTCAGGTCAATTTCCCTTCTGTCCTTAAATCGAGTCGAGTCTCTGTTCATTGCTCAGACACCACTGCTGGGGAATTGTGTTGTGGAGATGCTGTCTCTCTCCTGCATCACTCTCCTTTTTAACATTGTATGAATGACACAGATAACCCTGAGGGGCAACACAacaatttctttatttacatccAATTCATTGTTTGCACcaccagaagaaaaaaagtAGGACATTCTGTAGTGGCACATGATTTCCATAGAAAGAAATCACGGCTAACAAAGCACAACTGTAGATACaaattttatttacttttaaagtcTTCACATCATTAGAATGATTTACCATAAGTGTCTTGCTGCTGCttttgtcaatgtttttttagAAAGCTGTTGTGGCTTCTCCCAAAACTGCTCACATCAGTAGATCTCACTTGATTTATTTCTGTGAAAATGCCTGGAACAGGTTCTCGATCAGCATCAGGATTGCATcagtgaagatgttttttttcctctgtgcacGTATCATGTGGGATTTTCTAGTGCCACTCATCTGAGTATTGCTGTCCATAGGAGtgtat
The window above is part of the Platichthys flesus chromosome 21, fPlaFle2.1, whole genome shotgun sequence genome. Proteins encoded here:
- the rgs9bp gene encoding regulator of G-protein signaling 9-binding protein; the encoded protein is MPLVNNKVGDDCTVGSDKALADGEALVGSLIKVVACYRHLASCVGGCTDSLLLRDELRQTREKAQKLAVSICHHLTAHLRDKSLPEEQRKEMELLWVAFSSSLELLHVDMCKVFSMGNVFCLANTATLVQTGLQGGGSEVAARALSLPDLNKAQTAAPDASMEIQERGAMEQEISNIDHMISDMEMKVNVLRWMVEPRGQQYADPLSSTDSASLALLSVDEEQPGHQPLCQRSHIFVISLLMAVALLAATLSVCVVFFS